One window of the Cryptomeria japonica chromosome 7, Sugi_1.0, whole genome shotgun sequence genome contains the following:
- the LOC131056334 gene encoding ankyrin repeat-containing protein At5g02620-like: MILGPYFTGLVDHIVKSGYAKQLIQERGENGNTTLHIDVARNRVQIIQKLIDFEGEMCYWVNDNHETPLCVAAKLGHLEALQMLINWRPDSAEIQNSCGMSAQVSQVRIVDHLNNTVGLSYLVNKGVDKPHPEETPLGSGGSTDPAEKKDHFLKISEGDTPLHIAARKKNLNMINSLLRIRGINTFAVNKKGSTALDILTSYPFKGKPFLYSAPKVSPQKYENAINMVNKTYDDRRNTELVVAVLLATMSFTAAFTVPGSFVTDDGNGNADSRIRSGTPPAPGLDSVKSLGSPILLGLDSFKLFLIFDCLAFFLSLFVVLLWQMSTPITTGNKILFVCATNLLVCATFSFTAYGFMAAVYAMLDRMAHKLAWFILGACLIICGCGNLTFFYMAAKFSVRKARFNYLNGLVPFLPDLVGEWVWMKLERWGLLDLVRRSKNKWLAIFYCNSHEKDMPPSIEDKEHSAMDKV, encoded by the exons ATGATTTTGGGTCCTTATTTTACAGGTTTGGTGGATCATATAGTAAAATCGGGTTATGCAAAGCAATTAATCCAAGAAAGGGGCGAAAATGGCAACACAACCTTGCATATAGATGTTGCAAGGAACCGCGTGCAAATAATTCAGAAGTTAATAGATTTTGAGGGCGAAATGTGTTACTGGGTTAATGACAACCACGAAACTCCGCTTTGTGTGGCAGCGAAATTGGGTCATCTGGAAGCACTGCAAATGTTGATAAATTGGAGGCCAGACTCTGCTGAGATACAGAATAGTTGTGGAAtgt CTGCCCAAGTTAGCCAAGTGCGAATTGTTGATCACCTGAATAATACGGTAGGCTTGTCATACTTGGTGAACAAGGGAGTAGACAAGCCACATCCGGAGGAAACGCCCCTGGGAAGTGGAGGAAGTACAGATCCTGCCGAAAAAAAGGATCATTTTTTAAAGATAAGTGAAGGAGACACGCCTCTGCATATCGCAGCCAGGAAAAAAAACTTGAAT ATGATTAATTCGTTGCTGCGTATACGCGGGATAAACACATTTGCCGTTAACAAGAAAGGCTCAACGGCCCTCGACATT CTAACTAGTTATCCTTTCAAAGGCAAGCCTTTCCTGTACAGCGCTCCAAAGGTGAGCCCACAAAAGTATGAGAATGCCATTAACATGGTGAACAAAACATATGATGACAGGCGCAACACAGAATTAGTGGTGGCAGTGTTGTTAGCCACAATGTCATTTACGGCGGCTTTCACTGTTCCAGGCAGTTTCGTGACGGACGATGGGAATGGAAACGCGGACTCAAGGATAAGATCGGGAACTCCACCTGCGCCTGGATTAGACTCAGTCAAGAGTTTAGGCTCGCCGATTCTGCTAGGGTTGGACTCCTTCAAGCTATTTCTCATCTTTGATTGCCTAGCATTTTTTCTGTCCCTTTTCGTTGTGCTTTTGTGGCAGATGAGTACGCCTATCACCACGGGAAATAAGATATTGTTCGTCTGTGCCACCAACCTATTGGTTTGTGCCACTTTTTCCTTTACGGCCTATGGCTTCATGGCCGCAGTGTATGCTATGCTTGACCGCATGGCTCACAAGCTGGCTTGGTTCATTCTTGGGGCGTGCTTGATCATCTGCGGCTGTGGTAATTTAACTTTTTTCTACATGGCTGCAAAGTTTTCCGTCAGGAAAGCCAGATTTAACTACCTCAATggccttgttccttttcttcctGACCTTGTGGGGGAGTGGGTGTGGATGAAACTAGAAAGATGGGGGCTTTTGGACTTGGTGCGCCGGTCCAAAAACAAGTGGCTTGCCATCTTTTACTGCAATAGCCACGAAAAAGATATGCCTCCTAGTATCGAAGATAAAGAACACTCGGCGATGGATAAGGTTTGA
- the LOC131856558 gene encoding ankyrin repeat-containing protein ITN1-like, with protein sequence MATESQQVGGRIDPKAFNAAVTVAVMHSRIHQLLCRTTERPSLREVLPREVLSSITPDGENTLLHLAASVGNLKFVEELLKLNPPLVNAINAEQDTPLHLAAQGGFSDVVNALLESKDSGVDVRNKRKETALFKAYESGNLETVEALFKAYPPSLLKRTADKRTCLTVAVNRGDSGNWL encoded by the coding sequence ATGGCAACTGAGAGTCAACAAGTCGGCGGAAGGATCGATCCTAAGGCGTTCAATGCTGCAGTTACAGTTGCAGTAATGCATTCAAGGATCCATCAACTACTCTGTCGAACAACTGAGAGACCCAGCCTTAGAGAAGTTCTACCCAGAGAAGTTCTCAGTAGTATTACACCCGATGGGGAAAATACTCTTCTTCATTTGGCTGCTAGTGTAGGAAATCTTAAATTCGTTGAAGAGCTTTTGAAACTCAATCCTCCGCTTGTGAATGCTATCAATGCCGAACAGGATACACCGCTGCACTTGGCTGCTCAGGGAGGTTTCTCCGATGTCGTGAACGCTCTACTAGAATCAAAAGATAGTGGTGTGGATGTCCGCAACAAGCGCAAGGAGACGGCTCTCTTCAAAGCTTACGAAAGCGGTAATTTAGAGACAGTGGAGGCACTATTTAAGGCATATCCACCGAGTCTACTCAAAAGGACCGCAGATAAGAGAACCTGTTTAACTGTTGCAGTAAACAGAGGAGATTCAGGTAATTGGCTGTAG